The following coding sequences lie in one Rutidosis leptorrhynchoides isolate AG116_Rl617_1_P2 chromosome 4, CSIRO_AGI_Rlap_v1, whole genome shotgun sequence genomic window:
- the LOC139840611 gene encoding uncharacterized protein, whose amino-acid sequence MFNTNPSDAPVVIEARIANCVVRGIYTNTGAGVDIMYEHCFVQLPEKVKERLKDTFVPLASFSNDPSWSEGSIVLEVVLGKTTFKRTAHIEFLVVKANSQCNVILGRSAMMTFEAVTSTVHGMMKFPTPAGITTLYAERRRTIECVQINRIAGTPIIHEDGSVSPNPEFPDQKIINENTIAKATKEKLYKILATNLDVFAWQDSDMTGVPRHIAEYKLGVNLNIPPVCQKKRGMAPDRTKFLRDEVKKLVEAEY is encoded by the coding sequence ATGTTTAATACCAATCCATCTGATGCTCCTGTAGTGATTGAAGCTCGAATAGCAAATTGTGTTGTTAGAGGAATATATACTAATACTGGAGCAGGAGTAGATATCATGTATGAGCATTGTTTTGTACAACTACCGGAAAAAGTTAAGGAAAGGTTAAAGGACACATTTGTTCCCTTAGCAAGTTTTTCTAATGATCCGTCATGGTCAGAGGGAAGCATAGTCTTAGAAGTAGTATTGGGAAAAACAACATTTAAAAGAACTGCTCATATCGAGTTTTTGGTTGTAAAAGCAAATTCACAGTGTAATGTCATTTTAGGACGATCAGCTATGATGACATTTGAAGCTGTGACGTCAACGGTACACGGAATGATGAAATTTCCCACACCGGCTGGCATCACCACACTATACGCTGAACGGAGAAGAACAATAGAATGTGTACAAATAAACAGAATAGCTGGTACTCCAATTATTCATGAAGATGGGTCAGTATCACCAAATCCAgagtttccagatcagaaaatcataaatGAAAACACAATAGCAAAAGCAACAAAAGAAAAGCTTTATAAAATTTTAGCAACCAATTTAGACGTTTTCGCGTGGCAAGATTCTGATATGACTGGCGTACCACGTCATATAGCTGAATATAAGCTTGGTGTGAATCTAAATATCCCACCAGTATGTCAAAAGAAAAGAGGTATGGCTCCCGATCGAACAAAATTTCTCAGAGACGAAGTCAAAAAACTAGTGGAGGCTGAATATTAA